The proteins below come from a single Athene noctua chromosome 6, bAthNoc1.hap1.1, whole genome shotgun sequence genomic window:
- the L2HGDH gene encoding L-2-hydroxyglutarate dehydrogenase, mitochondrial yields the protein MAAAGLLRRPRAGGGAAALRWAQRRQRSTFDVAVVGAGIVGLASARELVRRHPSLAFAVLEKEKELAHHQSGHNSGVIHSGIYYKPGSLKAKLCVQGAALCYEYCDQKGIPYKRCGKLIVAVEQDEIPRLKALYERGLQNNVRDLKLIGAKEIKAKEPFCRGLMALDSPHTGIVNYKQVAQSYAEDFQEAGGTILTDFEVTNMEMAKESSSESEDGLKYPVIVRNSKGEEIYCQHIVTCAGLYSDRLSEISGCSPEPRIVPFRGDYLVLKPEKCYMVKGNIYPVPNPRFPFLGFHFTPRMDGSVWLGPNAVLAFKREGYRLFDFSTGDFLDAVTYSGLWKLVLRNLSYGLGEMYRACFLSAQVKQLQKFIPEVTINDVLRGPSGVRAQALDTDGNLVDDFVFDGGSGDIGSRVLHVRNAPSPAATSSLAIAKMIADEAKRRFEL from the exons atggcggcggcggggctgctgcggcggccgcgggcgggcggcggggccgcggcgctgagGTGGGCCCAGCGCCGCCAGCGCAG CACTTTCGACGTGGCGGTGGTGGGCGCGGGAATCGTGGGGCTGGCCTCCGCCCGGGAGCTCGTCCGCCGGCACCCCTCGCTCGCCTTCGCCgtgctggagaaggagaaggagctAG ctCATCACCAGAGTGGACATAACAGTGGTGTGATTCACAGCGGAATTTACTACAAACCTGGTTCTCTGAAAGCTAAGCTGTGTGTGCAGGGTGCAGCCCTCTGCTACGAGTACTGTGACCAGAAGGGAATACCGTATAAACGGTGTGGGAAG CTAATTGTAGCCGTTGAACAAGATGAAATTCCAAGACTCAAAGCTCTGTATGAGAGGGGGCTGCAGAACAACGTTCGAGATCTGAAACTGATTggagcaaaagaaataaaagctaaagAACCCTTCTGCAGG GGTCTGATGGCCCTTGATTCTCCACATACCGGCATTGTGAATTATAAACAAGTGGCCCAGTCCTACGCTGAAGACTTCCAGGAAGCAGGGGGGACCATCTTGACTGATTTTGAAGTGACAAACATGGAGATGGCTAAAGAAAGTTCTTCAGAAAGTGAAGATG GACTAAAGTACCCGGTCATTGTTAGGAACTCAAAG GGTGAAGAAATCTACTGTCAGCACATTGTGACCTGTGCAGGACTTTACTCAGACCGCCTGTCCGAGATCAGTGGCTGCAGCCCTGAACCACGAATTGTACCCTTCCGTGGAGATTATTTGGTGTTAAAACCAGAAAAGTGCTATATggttaaaggaaatatttatccG GTTCCCAATCCTCGGTTCCCTTTTCTGGGATTTCATTTTACGCCCAGAATGGATGGCAGTGTCTGGCTTGGTCCTAATGCAGTACTGGCCTTTAAGCGAGAGGGCTACAGATTGTTTGACTTCAGCACTGGAGACTTTTTAGACGCTGTAACATACAG TGGGTTATGGAAGCTGGTGCTGAGAAACTTGTCCTATGGACTGGGGGAAATGTACAGAGCCTGTTTCCTTAGCGCACAGGTGAAACAACTTCAGAAGTTCATCCCCGAGGTCACCATCAATGATGTACTCAG GGGTCCCTCTGGAGTGAGAGCTCAAGCACTGGACACTGACGGAAATTTGGTAGATGACTTTGTATTTGATGGAGGCAGTGGAGATATTGGAAGCAGAGTTCTTCACGTCAGAAATGCTCCTTCTCCTGCCGCTACCTCCTCCCTTGCCATCGCAAAAATGATTGCAGATGAAGCGAAGCGAAGATTTGAATTGTGA